DNA from Manduca sexta isolate Smith_Timp_Sample1 chromosome 6, JHU_Msex_v1.0, whole genome shotgun sequence:
TATTATGTACTCGGATGATAGTGGACGGACCTTTATGCCTATAAGTATGGATAAGTTGCTGCAATTGGTTgaggaataaattaaattatttaaatatgttgttttttttcaataactcaTATCTTATCTAGCTTTGTTGTAAAGATACTTTtcgtttgtaaatataaaaaaattaaaacacaaaaataaatgaaaaaaaaaatgtaacttagaatatttgttaaaaaaacaagtTGCAATACTAAACAATGTTACCAAACTAAACAGTGATATAACTGAAATAATCACCCAAATTCAGTTCTATTTtatgattgtaaaaaatataggcACACAACCAATCCCGCAACATTAATttcttcttattatttatttctttttcttagGATCTTTGTCTTGCAAACTCTGCTGGTACATGATAGCTCTAGCAAGCTGGTACCCACTAGTCAAAGCCACGAACACATTGACGGCAAACAGACTGTAGTTCTTAGGCACGATCACGAGCGAGTATCGGGACCATATAAGGCCTGTTACTGCTAGCGAGCCCGACTGGGACATTGATATCGACTGAGGGGGGCGGTTGATGTCTCCTAGACCGGCTATCACCAAGCCCTGGAAGGAAGGTGGTATGAGAATACCTGTATTGGTTTGAGGTGTTTGTATATCCAGTAAGAGCGAGGTGGTATTACTCTTAATCTTCGAGCCTTTCAGGAATTGTTGTAAGCGAAATTTCGTAATTTTACGAGAGTGGCCTATGTCGTGATTCTAAAGTACTTTAAGCATATTTGCAGTATTAAGTAACACAACCATAAAAAAAAGTACTGGAAACATACCATAAATGTTTTAGATGTAATAAAGGaaaagcttaattttttttttggaaaagtaTTAAATTCCATTTTGCATATTAATCTTTGGATGGGCTAAGCACTCGAAGCCCTCTCTAGAACCCGTCGCTCGAGCAACCGGACTAGAAAATCCGGTACTGAGCCCAGGATATTgagtttattgatttaaaaacttACAAAGAAATTTCTATTTCTTATTCTATTTGGCATCTGAGCAAAGTTTCCAACATGAAGTTAAGAAATCTATACGAACCTGAacgataatatatatttttaaaatctgtattaaatatatttatatccactATACCATATCAAATAGTACAGCACAAAACTGAAAcgctaatataataataaaaaaataaacatgattttaaaatgaaaatacaactTATTCTACACGTGTGTAGTTCtaatatacatacttacatatgTGTTCCTGAAGCTATATACTAAGGTTCAATTACAGCTCTCGCACTTCGCCAATGCTATTCCTGTTCGAAGATGTAATGAAAGTCTTAccatgtaaattaatataagccTCTTGGAAATCAAGTGCTGTACTAAAATCACACAAGTTTACCTGGaaaatcggcgatagcctagttgggtgtggaacggactgccaagacgaatgtccgcaggttcaaatcacaagggcataCACcactgaattttctaaaaaatcatgtgtgtattctttgtgaatttattgttcgctttaacggtgaaggaaaacatcttgaggaaacctgtacatctgagaagttctctataggaatttcgaaggtgtgtgaagtctaccaattcgcactaggccagcgtggtggactaaggcctaatccttctcagtaatagaggaggcccgtgctcagcagtgggcaagtatataatacagggttgatattattattacctggAAATCGAACTCAGGACTCGCGTGCTAAAGATCACAAAACACAATGTCACATGATCAAAATTAGAGATACTTGTACAGAAATTTTCTctatttcataaataagttgttggttcattattacaaggtcctatgttaattttacttatgttgcaaaaatttgatttaaaattttcaagttGGCAAATATGAGACAGTAATTTATGGTTGGTTCTTCCTTTATTCATCTTTTGggattattggattttttcactaaaattAGAATcatatgatttatatatttcaattgcacatcaaatatacaATAGAATCTTGTAATAATAAGACATCGAAGTGGTATAGTTacatataggtaggtataatgaaaaaaatatcatccaGAACAGCAGTCAAATACTATAAAGTagaataataaactaaaatatgaaattcaaatCTTTAATGAAGGAAACAAAGTGCGAATAAACATGCGTGCATTACCTTTCTACATCTACTTTTCTATTATTACAAGCATTAGTGATGTTAGTAACAATATTAGCTTGGATATCGATAATCTACATTCTACAATATCATGGCACTATAAAAGAAAACCttaggaataaatatttttataaataaaaatatatataatggtaaaatgttatttacctTATTGGTATTATAAAAGTATGTTTTAAGTACCTACCCATATCagtatttttaagtacatattttagaagtatttattatttttctacttcACATTTTTCAGATTTTGTATGGGTTAACTgcaatatttttagcaaaatagatttttctacatgttatatttaaattaatatcaaaacacGTTACTGATATGTACATTAATACGTATTAGTGGAGGTAGTTATGTTTCACAatactatattttgtattatatacgatacaaagaatataatttgGCACATAATTTTAGTTTCTTTGACCTTCATGGTGGGCAATTTATGGCAAGATTTTGGAACTGATCATGACTAgtacacacaaaaatatttataaaaaatttcaatcaaattaaaataaacaatttaaagttCCCATTAGAActcttgtaaattataaataaaatttgttcttTGAACTTGTGAAAATTTGTGACTTATTATCTTTAGTGAACACATACCGCGATTATTCgcttgtgtaaaattaaaactattaaaaatgcataaaaaaaaaatccaacgtTTACATAAACCGACAATCTCTAGACAACAATCCCCATTTTCTTTTGATAGCTATAAGCCCTGTAACATTGTACGCCGTTAGCAACTCCCAACATGAAGTTGCATAGAGAAAGCGAATAATTAATCGGCTTAATTACGAGGCAGTAGCGTGTCCAAATGAGCCCGGTGGCAGCTAGAGTGGCCGACTGTGTTGTCGATACTTTATCGAGCGGACGTCGATAGTCGTCGATAGATGCCATCACTAGGGCCTGAAAGATTTGAGCTTATTAATACGTTACCATACTATGGGTGTCGATTCCATACCTGCAAGCATACGTGTTAGAATAGCTGTAGCGAAAAACATGCGAGTTGTAAATGACCGTCTACACTAAGTGCGCATTAGTTAGTTAGAATCCAACACCGTTTCCAACATCAGTAGTCATAAAAGGtatgacataatatatatataaaatacttacataaaataaatccagtgtacatatagaaaaaaagaatagaagatataaataacagaaagttttaaaatataaataaatataatttctaataaaaaggTTACAAAAATAGAGacacatttcataaaaaatacgttttaataaACCGTCATAATGCTTACAATATACCGTAGAGAAACATGAGATATAACATGAATGTAAGAGTTGTTTAACTTGCTATCACAGATCCAGAtagcttaatttattaaaatttagagCACCATTGTATCAACACGAAGCTATGGTAACATATTAAACACGAGACACAACATATAGTAAAAAAGACCGAATATTTAGAAAGTCAGTTGTACACAACACAAAGTAGAAAAGACATTAAATGTTCACTTATTGGTTAACATACAATGCTTGTTTTCAGAAAGGAACACAGTCACATTCCTTTCACAGGAGCCTTATGAAGACTTTTTCTATTATTAGAAAAAGATCTAAGTCGAAATAATTTCTTTCTAGCAATAAGACATCAGATATGTTAGGCTATTCTGGAAATGAATAGGACTGGATATTGGACGAGAAAAACCATTATCGCGAATTTCATAAATCCGTGTCAACATTGGAAACATATTGATATCcctttaaaacatttaatatattaccaTACACATCTAATAAATTGGAGATGATTTTACATATATGCTCAGTCAAAAATACTCTTAAAAATCAAGcgtttaaatatactataaaaataatattgccacGCAAGTTTTGagctacataaataaataacttaaatatctATCAACAGTTTATGCATCACTACTGAAGTTGTCATTAATGTCAGAATTTCAGGCGAAATGccttgtttataaataaaatgtgcttTGGACACCCTAATCCCAATATAAGCTATTTATACCTCTATATACTAGGGGAGAACCGAATGTGATCCACTAAGCGTCTAGCCAAGCTAGCGATAGGGCTTAAATATAACTATATCACATCCATGTTACTGTTATTGCTTTGATTCTTTGTTTTTTAGGCTCTGTTCGTATTTGATAGCCCTGCCTATTTGGTATAAACTTGTTATGGCAACAAACACGTTAACTGCAAACAAACTATAGTTTTTCGGTATGATGACGAGCGAGTAACGCGACCAGATAATACCGGTTGCTGCTAAGGACGCGGACTGAGGGATAGACAAGGTCTCGACAGGTCGATTCAAGTCACCCAAACCAGCCATCACCAATCCCTGAAAGTGTTAAGAGGGCATGAGCATTCACTTGCGTGTTGTTCTGGAggaattccaaatttaaataatagtttgtGGTGGCATGCTAATAATCCAGGctcatgaaaataataaattatattatctgtaTCGACAAATAAGAcaatccataaaaatatatttgttacagatTTAACATCAATCTTTGGATTTATTGCAAAAACTTATGAAtcagaataaattttatttgacatgctTCCAAATGCGTCATCCTGATTcgtgtttttttacaaattgtttgatttatgttagttattacataaatattatgtataatattttagttctttatttACATACTCCTTTTACCTAAATTCATTAGCCTGGACTGTAGACACTGCTGATGATACAATATGTTTATGGGTATTATATAGTACAATGAAGTGAAGTGCCATAGTGTGCAATGATCTTCTCTGCCTTTGGACCTTAGGCACAAGACATACATAACAAATAGTTACcctcttttataaaaaaacacagatTAGTTTGACATTTTTCACAACAATCACAATTGAGATTTGTGGATACAcagaataataatgtaatatattacgGCTAACAGTTAAATtaatgtaggtttttttttgaaaatatatacttatgttCTAAGACTAACCAAATATCTGAAAACTTGAAAGATGTTTCCACAAACTGTGTTTTCATAATTAATCAAAAACCTTATTTATtacttcatattaatatatacaattttcttaatttcttttaagttgtagtttttaaacaaatctaGAAAGCTACCGTTACACTTATTGTGATAGACCATATGGGCATTTCAGCAAGCCTGTTTTCAAATGCCAGTGTACATATACCGAGAAAGACTGAAATAATTCTAACAATTGTGATAGGACTAATATTATCATGCGAAATACCATGAGTtcaagtgtttttatttatacatcaatccattaaacatacataaatacctaAATAGTTGTATTTATGTAGCCATTATCATATTAAGGgccattatgttttttattgagtacttaataatatacttaacaaaACCATGCAGTTAgcatgatttattaatatgcataGTGTTTTATCGGCTGCATGCTTTTTAGAgccatttaagtattttttaataagtgaaTATGGTATATTGGTTTTGTTAAATCCTTCCAACTGTTATTGtgaaaaattaattatcttataTCATATTAAGCTCTGGTTTTATGATCCTAATTGAGTTTTATTTCATCTTATCATGATGCAATGTGACAGTTTAATCCGTTGATAATGTTAAATTCACACTAGATACAAGATTACTGTTTACACTCCCAACTCATTTGAGTGTCACAAAATGGTTTTATCTCACTTGGGTGGTTTTTAAGAGTTGAATTCCATACATCAtgcatgaaataaaatattaataaacttaatgtTATACTTCGAACCCTTAGAAGTTCATAATGTGCATCTTGAATtgcataatatgttatttatgatattgttaaaatattgtaatttattactaatttataatttatagtcatTAGGTAAATATCTGTGACCTgtgtgataatttattatgattattttgtttaaaaaatattgtattaataaacatacaaaaattattaattaacagtcTAGAAATATACTGGTCAGATTAaagtataatgttattttattattttataacattttattattgttgatgtaattattaatactattttgttACTTATGTATAGATTCTCATTTATCATTATCACATAATGCCCTTGCTTTACCATGATCCAGTAActgaatatttattcattagttTACTGTCACATTAACTGACCGATTCAATTACAGAGAAATACTTCCTTTATGCACATGGAAAtagaattgtatattatttacacgAGTGTCGTATTGTCGCATACCCTTGAACAaggtttatgaatattaatagaTCGACCTTgatgtaatttatgttttcacTTACCCATTTGAATGCGGGCGCCCAGAAGAAAATTGTTTTTGGTcctacaaaaataaagaaacaataacaaaatttctCGAACCTCCAGGTCAAtagaatttttcttttataagtcACTCACCAGCATCGTGCTCCCACAGAGGACGGAGTTTTGCAGGCACAAACTTATCAGCAGCGCCGATAATAGCCTTGTAGACACGGGACATTTTGATGGCGTTTTATGGCTTATGGGTACCGGGGCAAGTGGAATTGGatctaataattagatttttttaataaagacttTACATGACCACTTAAATCGGCCGTGGCGAGACCTTGTTACAATTTTTGATAAGATAAAATGTGACGTCGAAGATTGTCAATTTGACAACTTGACGTTCCGTatcatgttttaatttattttttttctatttaaaattagttaaaggATAAAAGACTATAcagacattaattaaaaaagaaatatatatttaggattgtataaataaaaaaagaggcAAATTaagcatttatttgtattttatggaAGTTAGACTGATAGATGTACGTAatgaaagtaattattttaaatccagGGTATTGAAATTATGATGTAATAAAAACCATAGACAAACTTGTTGCGAACGTAACTTttttcaaaaaacaaatatggGTGCGTGTAGTAAAATGTGTCAACGCTTAAGAATTTatgattttctttgtttatttcgtttattttattgacagtcttgattttgtatattatttgtgttgCTGTATTGACTTATGTGTTGTGTTTTCTAAGTTTTGATTTTGATAATGGGCACCAGCACAATGGGTAGCGATTTGCATTCCGATAAGCAGGACAAGTTTGTCAAGCTGCAAGCTCGTAAAAAGGAATTGGAACAAATCCTCGCTGCCAAAAACGAAGAACTGTACAAATTATGCGTGCAAGAAGTACAATTGACTGGTGTTATGCCACCAGAAGCGCCGTTAAGTCCTGAGGTACCGCAAAGAGAGAGATTAGGTAGTGTAAAAAGTGTCGATCGAAGTTCGGAGGGTAATGATGTTCAGGACGGGCCGGATAACTCGTCGAGACGTCTCCGGGCTGCACCAATAGAACGTCCACACGATGCTGACCGTAAAAACTACACGCACAGGCTGTCTACTCCTTCCATATCAGGTGTGTCGACAAAGAGTTCACATTCAAGGCATATACGGCGACCAGAGACTAGTTGCTCTAATTTCTTTCCTTCTCCGCCTCAGGAGCGGAACACAGACACGTTTTCTATGCATCCGTCTCATACATACCCCACATTGTCTACAAGACAGGAGCAAATGAATGAGAATGTCCAAAATGATGGTACTATTTATCGACACCACACTATGACAACTGAGTATATGAATAAGATATACTACAATGGTGCTCCAGAGGCTCATAA
Protein-coding regions in this window:
- the LOC115448940 gene encoding mitochondrial pyruvate carrier 2 isoform X2, yielding MSRVYKAIIGAADKFVPAKLRPLWEHDAGPKTIFFWAPAFKWALVMASIDDYRRPLDKVSTTQSATLAATGLIWTRYCLVIKPINYSLSLCNFMLGVANGVQCYRAYSYQKKMGIVV
- the LOC115448940 gene encoding mitochondrial pyruvate carrier 2 isoform X1; this translates as MSRVYKAIIGAADKFVPAKLRPLWEHDAGPKTIFFWAPAFKWGLVMAGLGDLNRPVETLSIPQSASLAATGIIWSRYSLVIIPKNYSLFAVNVFVAITSLYQIGRAIKYEQSLKNKESKQ